In a single window of the Osmerus eperlanus chromosome 4, fOsmEpe2.1, whole genome shotgun sequence genome:
- the frmd4bb gene encoding FERM domain-containing protein 4B isoform X2: MTEGRLCQVHLLDDRKLELLVQPKLLSRELLDLVSSHFNLKEKEYFGLTFTDDTGQCKWLQLDRRVLDHDLSKKNGPIALNFLVRFYIETITLLKDITTVELFYLNAKYAIYNGGIEVESENVFKLAANALQEAKGDYTSDENTRTDLKKLPTLPTKVLKEHPSLAYCEDRVIELYKQLKGVSRGQAILQYLTLVESLPTYGVHYYEVKDKQGIPWWLGISYKGIGQYDLQDKLKPRKLYQWKQLENLYFREKKFAVEVNDPHRRAVTKRTFGQTGLVIHTWYASHSLIKTIWVMAISQHQFYLDRKQSKVKVSAARSLEEIAMDLTDQQGGSKITRLGDAGLKNNLIMASNGSLVSTGSADSEVNEELKREKISELRKKEQEIQDVLTQKTKELKKICLREAEITGKLPKEYPLTAGERPPQIRRRVGTAFKLDELFPYNEDPYLRNLESRFALQRKIVEAAKKLANEAELCKTVKKKRRRNCLDAMHTLQQIEEEMNQYRVKEGKKPTQRASVIIADELLRSECNSECSLPLDDDDSDSVQRPRSRSVQCSPQLSPPHSLRPEYDLERHCSPRNHQHKNHSRLAFVGQESSQYCQPPREVSSAHSSPSKTLPRPPRDPRSMPPSPAMTRNAYSSSQLRLEGSSQCFRHRSGSLESQSRLLKESDPEKPIFTLSPARRSNSSEALEDCSSYTSQSSLDYFGAGNPHYCTLDSRSRNHHHLHRKVEVYGNTGSMPNLVPSHGGCSYTYEPPAHYAPTAYYVAGYPCPDLEPYSNGAYVYENEVEGHYNVNPSYQVHGYHGHERYRHYSSERTDSLSQNPYATMRHPRSKQGPRNELLAKNMQKAMVAEHLRGWYHRTGGPREAGRGLMYDCDSGSQLSLGYQTMPAPFSHSSRATSFSSVSSAASTGNWRSQLAVGLTEFDMADTPTHPGAPGAHYSRSPTHSRFFLDGSHMGFH; this comes from the exons ATGACGGAGGGCAGACTGTGCCAGGTGCATCTCCTTGATGACAGGAAGTTGGAGCTGCTGGTTCAG CCCAAGCTGTTGTCACGAGAGCTCCTAGATTTGGTGTCCTCCCACTTTAACCTCAAAGAGAAGGAATACTTTGGCCTAACATTTACTGATGACAC TGGTCAGTGTAAATGGTTGCAACTAGACCGTAGAGTTTTAGACCATGACTTATCCAAGAAGAATGGACCTATTGCTCTCAACTTCCTGGTCAG GTTTTATATCGAGACCATAACCCTACTAAAAGACATAACAACAGTGGAATTATTCTACCTCAATGCAAAATATGCCATCTACAAT GGGGGCATAGAAGTGGAGAGCGAAAATGTCTTCAAACTAGCAGCAAATGCTTTGCAG GAAGCAAAAGGAGACTACACAAG TGATGAAAACACCAGAACGGACCTAAAGAAACTTCCAACTCTTCCCACCAAAGTGCTAAAGGAGCACCCTTCTCTTGCATATTG TGAGGACCGAGTGATTGAGCTCTACAAACAGCTAAAAGGAGTCTCCCGAGGGCAGGCCATACTGCA GTACCTGACTTTAGTAGAATCTCTGCCCACATATGGTGTTCATTATTATGAAGTCAAG GACAAGCAGGGGATCCCTTGGTGGCTTGGAATCAGCTACAAGGGAATTGGCCAGTATGATTTACAGGACAAACTTAAACCAAGAAAG CTGTACCAGTGGAAGCAGCTGGAGAACCTGTACTTTAGGGAGAAGAAGTTTGCTGTTGAGGTTAACGACCCACACAG GAGAGCAGTAACCAAGCGCACTTTTGGCCAGACAGGCCTGGTCATTCACACATGGTATGCCAGCCACTCCCTAATCAAAACCATCTGGGTGATGGCTATTAGTCAGCATCAGTTTTACTTGGACAGAAAGCAAAGCAAA GTCAAAGTATCAGCAGCAAGGAGCTTAGAGGAAATTGCCATGGATTTAACTGACCAGCAAGGGGGGTCAAAGATAACCAGACTGGGAGATGCAGGGTTAAAGAACAACCTCATCATGGCCAGCAACGGTAGCCTTGTATCCACAG GGTCAGCTGACTCTGAGGTAAATGAAGAACTGAAGAGGGAGAAGATCTCTGAGCTTAGAAAGAAGGAACAAGAGATCCAGGATGTCCTAACCCAGAAAACAAAAGAACTGAAGAAAATCTGCCTGAGGGAAGCG GAGATAACGGGCAAACTGCCAAAGGAGTATCCACTGACTGCAGGCGAGAGACCTCCTCAAATCAGACGACGAGTTGGCACGGCATTCAAACTGGATGAGCTCTTCCCCTATAATGAG GACCCATACCTAAGAAACCTGGAGAGTAGGTTTGCACTACAGCGGAAGATCGTGGAGGCTGCTAAGAAGCTAGCCAATGAGGCAGAACTGTGTAAGACAGTGaaaaaaaagaggaggaggaactgcCTTGATGCCATGCACACGCTCCAGCAGATCGAGGAAGAGATGAACCAGTACAGAGTAAAGGAAGGCAAGAAGCCCACTCAGAGAGCATCTGTGATCATAGCAG ATGAGCTTCTTCGTTCAGAGTGTAACTCAGAGTGTAGTCTACCCCTAGATGACG atgACTCAGACAGTGTTCAGAGGCCACGGTCACGCTCTGTCCAGTGCTCCCCACAGCTGagccctcctcactccctcagGCCAGAGTATGATCTGGAGAGACACTGCTCCCCCAGGAACCACCAGCACAAGAACCACAGCAG GCTAGCATTTGTTGGCCAGGAGTCTTCACAGTACTGCCAGCCGCCCAGAGAGGTCTCCTCAGCACACAGTAGTCCCTCTAAGACCTTACCAAGACCCCCCCGAGACCCCCGCAGCAtgccccccagccccgccaTGACCCGCAACGCCTATAGCAGCAGCCAGCTCAG ATTGGAAGGGAGCTCTCAGTGCTTCAGACATCGAAGTGGCAGTCTGGAGTCTCAGTCCCGGCTGCTGAAGGAGTCAGACCCAGAGAAGCCCATCTTCACCCTGTCACCAGCCCGCAGAAGCAACAGCAGTGAGGCTCTGGAGGACTGCTCCTCCTACACCAGCCAGTCCAGCCTGGATTACTTTGGAGCAGGCAACCCCCATTATTGCACCTTAGACTCCCGCAGCCGCAACCACCACCACCTACACAGGAAGGTGGAAGTGTATGGAAACACAGGCAGCATGCCTAATCTGGTCCCAAGCCATGGCGGGTGTAGCTACACATATGAGCCCCCAGCACACTATGCCCCCACAGCCTACTACGTGGCAGGCTATCCTTGCCCTGATCTGGAGCCTTATTCCAACGGTGCCTACGTCTATGAAAATGAGGTGGAGGGACACTACAATGTCAACCCCTCATACCAGGTGCACGGTTACCATGGGCACGAAAGATACAGGCACTACAGCAGCGAGCGAACGGACAGTCTGTCTCAGAACCCCTATGCCACCATGAGGCACCCCCGCAGCAAGCAGGGGCCCAGGAACGAGCTGCTAGCCAAGAACATGCAGAAGGCCATGGTGGCTGAGCACCTGAGGGGCTGGTACCACCGCACCGGAGGTCCCAGGGAAGCAGGCCGGGGCCTGATGTATGACTGTGACAGTGGCTCGCAACTCAGCCTGGGCTACCAGACGATGCCGGCTCCATTCAGTCACTCCAGCAGGGCCACCTCCTTTTCCTCAG TCTCCTCAGCAGCCAGCACAGGGAACTGGCGCAGCCAGCTGGCTGTAGGTCTGACAGAGTTTGACATGGCAGACACACCTACTCACCCAGGAGCCCCTGGCGCTCACTACAGTCGCAGTCCGACACACAGCAG
- the frmd4bb gene encoding FERM domain-containing protein 4B isoform X1 produces the protein MTEGRLCQVHLLDDRKLELLVQPKLLSRELLDLVSSHFNLKEKEYFGLTFTDDTGQCKWLQLDRRVLDHDLSKKNGPIALNFLVRFYIETITLLKDITTVELFYLNAKYAIYNGGIEVESENVFKLAANALQEAKGDYTSDENTRTDLKKLPTLPTKVLKEHPSLAYCEDRVIELYKQLKGVSRGQAILQYLTLVESLPTYGVHYYEVKDKQGIPWWLGISYKGIGQYDLQDKLKPRKLYQWKQLENLYFREKKFAVEVNDPHRRAVTKRTFGQTGLVIHTWYASHSLIKTIWVMAISQHQFYLDRKQSKVKVSAARSLEEIAMDLTDQQGGSKITRLGDAGLKNNLIMASNGSLVSTGSADSEVNEELKREKISELRKKEQEIQDVLTQKTKELKKICLREAEITGKLPKEYPLTAGERPPQIRRRVGTAFKLDELFPYNEDPYLRNLESRFALQRKIVEAAKKLANEAELCKTVKKKRRRNCLDAMHTLQQIEEEMNQYRVKEGKKPTQRASVIIADELLRSECNSECSLPLDDDDSDSVQRPRSRSVQCSPQLSPPHSLRPEYDLERHCSPRNHQHKNHSRLAFVGQESSQYCQPPREVSSAHSSPSKTLPRPPRDPRSMPPSPAMTRNAYSSSQLRLEGSSQCFRHRSGSLESQSRLLKESDPEKPIFTLSPARRSNSSEALEDCSSYTSQSSLDYFGAGNPHYCTLDSRSRNHHHLHRKVEVYGNTGSMPNLVPSHGGCSYTYEPPAHYAPTAYYVAGYPCPDLEPYSNGAYVYENEVEGHYNVNPSYQVHGYHGHERYRHYSSERTDSLSQNPYATMRHPRSKQGPRNELLAKNMQKAMVAEHLRGWYHRTGGPREAGRGLMYDCDSGSQLSLGYQTMPAPFSHSSRATSFSSVSSAASTGNWRSQLAVGLTEFDMADTPTHPGAPGAHYSRSPTHSRFSPECKVLRSDTMPNKSDSVEMVGAEASCTEEDH, from the exons ATGACGGAGGGCAGACTGTGCCAGGTGCATCTCCTTGATGACAGGAAGTTGGAGCTGCTGGTTCAG CCCAAGCTGTTGTCACGAGAGCTCCTAGATTTGGTGTCCTCCCACTTTAACCTCAAAGAGAAGGAATACTTTGGCCTAACATTTACTGATGACAC TGGTCAGTGTAAATGGTTGCAACTAGACCGTAGAGTTTTAGACCATGACTTATCCAAGAAGAATGGACCTATTGCTCTCAACTTCCTGGTCAG GTTTTATATCGAGACCATAACCCTACTAAAAGACATAACAACAGTGGAATTATTCTACCTCAATGCAAAATATGCCATCTACAAT GGGGGCATAGAAGTGGAGAGCGAAAATGTCTTCAAACTAGCAGCAAATGCTTTGCAG GAAGCAAAAGGAGACTACACAAG TGATGAAAACACCAGAACGGACCTAAAGAAACTTCCAACTCTTCCCACCAAAGTGCTAAAGGAGCACCCTTCTCTTGCATATTG TGAGGACCGAGTGATTGAGCTCTACAAACAGCTAAAAGGAGTCTCCCGAGGGCAGGCCATACTGCA GTACCTGACTTTAGTAGAATCTCTGCCCACATATGGTGTTCATTATTATGAAGTCAAG GACAAGCAGGGGATCCCTTGGTGGCTTGGAATCAGCTACAAGGGAATTGGCCAGTATGATTTACAGGACAAACTTAAACCAAGAAAG CTGTACCAGTGGAAGCAGCTGGAGAACCTGTACTTTAGGGAGAAGAAGTTTGCTGTTGAGGTTAACGACCCACACAG GAGAGCAGTAACCAAGCGCACTTTTGGCCAGACAGGCCTGGTCATTCACACATGGTATGCCAGCCACTCCCTAATCAAAACCATCTGGGTGATGGCTATTAGTCAGCATCAGTTTTACTTGGACAGAAAGCAAAGCAAA GTCAAAGTATCAGCAGCAAGGAGCTTAGAGGAAATTGCCATGGATTTAACTGACCAGCAAGGGGGGTCAAAGATAACCAGACTGGGAGATGCAGGGTTAAAGAACAACCTCATCATGGCCAGCAACGGTAGCCTTGTATCCACAG GGTCAGCTGACTCTGAGGTAAATGAAGAACTGAAGAGGGAGAAGATCTCTGAGCTTAGAAAGAAGGAACAAGAGATCCAGGATGTCCTAACCCAGAAAACAAAAGAACTGAAGAAAATCTGCCTGAGGGAAGCG GAGATAACGGGCAAACTGCCAAAGGAGTATCCACTGACTGCAGGCGAGAGACCTCCTCAAATCAGACGACGAGTTGGCACGGCATTCAAACTGGATGAGCTCTTCCCCTATAATGAG GACCCATACCTAAGAAACCTGGAGAGTAGGTTTGCACTACAGCGGAAGATCGTGGAGGCTGCTAAGAAGCTAGCCAATGAGGCAGAACTGTGTAAGACAGTGaaaaaaaagaggaggaggaactgcCTTGATGCCATGCACACGCTCCAGCAGATCGAGGAAGAGATGAACCAGTACAGAGTAAAGGAAGGCAAGAAGCCCACTCAGAGAGCATCTGTGATCATAGCAG ATGAGCTTCTTCGTTCAGAGTGTAACTCAGAGTGTAGTCTACCCCTAGATGACG atgACTCAGACAGTGTTCAGAGGCCACGGTCACGCTCTGTCCAGTGCTCCCCACAGCTGagccctcctcactccctcagGCCAGAGTATGATCTGGAGAGACACTGCTCCCCCAGGAACCACCAGCACAAGAACCACAGCAG GCTAGCATTTGTTGGCCAGGAGTCTTCACAGTACTGCCAGCCGCCCAGAGAGGTCTCCTCAGCACACAGTAGTCCCTCTAAGACCTTACCAAGACCCCCCCGAGACCCCCGCAGCAtgccccccagccccgccaTGACCCGCAACGCCTATAGCAGCAGCCAGCTCAG ATTGGAAGGGAGCTCTCAGTGCTTCAGACATCGAAGTGGCAGTCTGGAGTCTCAGTCCCGGCTGCTGAAGGAGTCAGACCCAGAGAAGCCCATCTTCACCCTGTCACCAGCCCGCAGAAGCAACAGCAGTGAGGCTCTGGAGGACTGCTCCTCCTACACCAGCCAGTCCAGCCTGGATTACTTTGGAGCAGGCAACCCCCATTATTGCACCTTAGACTCCCGCAGCCGCAACCACCACCACCTACACAGGAAGGTGGAAGTGTATGGAAACACAGGCAGCATGCCTAATCTGGTCCCAAGCCATGGCGGGTGTAGCTACACATATGAGCCCCCAGCACACTATGCCCCCACAGCCTACTACGTGGCAGGCTATCCTTGCCCTGATCTGGAGCCTTATTCCAACGGTGCCTACGTCTATGAAAATGAGGTGGAGGGACACTACAATGTCAACCCCTCATACCAGGTGCACGGTTACCATGGGCACGAAAGATACAGGCACTACAGCAGCGAGCGAACGGACAGTCTGTCTCAGAACCCCTATGCCACCATGAGGCACCCCCGCAGCAAGCAGGGGCCCAGGAACGAGCTGCTAGCCAAGAACATGCAGAAGGCCATGGTGGCTGAGCACCTGAGGGGCTGGTACCACCGCACCGGAGGTCCCAGGGAAGCAGGCCGGGGCCTGATGTATGACTGTGACAGTGGCTCGCAACTCAGCCTGGGCTACCAGACGATGCCGGCTCCATTCAGTCACTCCAGCAGGGCCACCTCCTTTTCCTCAG TCTCCTCAGCAGCCAGCACAGGGAACTGGCGCAGCCAGCTGGCTGTAGGTCTGACAGAGTTTGACATGGCAGACACACCTACTCACCCAGGAGCCCCTGGCGCTCACTACAGTCGCAGTCCGACACACAGCAG